One Cucurbita pepo subsp. pepo cultivar mu-cu-16 chromosome LG11, ASM280686v2, whole genome shotgun sequence DNA window includes the following coding sequences:
- the LOC111804832 gene encoding B3 domain-containing protein At2g31720-like encodes MSDNLDSISSSSFQWMDNFNQIVCRKKRTLVEYIDCPGHENPNMSPTPMNRVDPEAENRSGVVNGNSPIAENPPEPMNEDDPDEEIQPVAEEEMPAEMRDHITERMGGYRVQMIIEKKLTATDMRTNQGRLSLPKKMVRVEFMTAEEEKMLEHRSKGEDELNYIDTFIVGSDLKVNPIRFKKWLMGKNYVNCLVNKWNSFARAYGLKTGTKVRVWSFRVDERDENDVVKSELRFALVKI; translated from the coding sequence ATGTCTGATAATCTAGACTCCATCAGTTCTAGCTCGTTTCAATGGATGGACAATTTCAACCAAATAGTTTGTAGAAAGAAAAGGACTCTAGTTGAATATATCGACTGTCCTGGCCATGAGAACCCGAACATGTCGCCGACGCCGATGAACAGAGTTGATCCAGAAGCCGAAAATCGGTCTGGGGTCGTGAATGGCAATAGCCCAATTGCCGAAAACCCACCGGAGCCGATGAATGAAGATGACCCAGATGAGGAAATTCAGCCGGTGGCGGAGGAGGAGATGCCGGCAGAGATGAGAGATCATATAACGGAAAGAATGGGTGGTTACCGTGTGCAAATGATAATCGAAAAGAAGTTGACGGCGACTGACATGAGGACGAATCAAGGGCGGCTGTCGCTGCCGAAGAAGATGGTGAGAGTGGAATTTAtgacggcggaggaggagaagaTGTTGGAGCACCGGAGCAAAGGGGAAGATGAATTGAACTACATTGACACATTCATAGTGGGATCCGATTTAAAAGTGAATCCAATTCGGTTCAAGAAGTGGCTAATGGGGAAAAATTACGTGAATTGTTTGGTCAACAAATGGAACTCTTTTGCTAGAGCTTATGGACTCAAGACCGGAACTAAGGTTCGTGTTTGGAGTTTCAGGGTCGATGAAAGGGACGAGAACGACGTTGTTAAATCTGAATTGCGCTTCGCCCTTGTCAAGATTTAA
- the LOC111805885 gene encoding protein LIGHT-DEPENDENT SHORT HYPOCOTYLS 1-like yields the protein MDLFSKSSSNPIPIPPTTTTTTTITAAACSPSSSSTTTPSRYENQKRRDWNTFCQYLRNHRPPLALQMCSGAHVLEFLRYLDHFGKTKVHNQTCPFFGLPNPPAPCPCPLRQAWGSLDALIGRLRAAFEENGGRPEANPFGARAVRLYLREVRDFQTKARGVSYEKKRKRPKQKQKQEGAT from the coding sequence aTGGATTTGTTCTCAAAATCATCATCCAATCCCATACCCATACcacccaccaccaccaccacaacCACCATCACCGCCGCCGCGTGTTCGCCGTCGTCATCCTCTACCACCACACCAAGCCGGTATGAGAATCAAAAACGGCGAGATTGGAACACGTTCTGTCAGTACCTTCGCAACCACCGACCGCCGTTGGCTCTACAAATGTGCAGCGGCGCTCACGTGCTGGAATTTCTCCGGTACTTAGACCATTTTGGGAAGACCAAAGTTCATAACCAGACCTGCCCGTTCTTCGGCCTGCCCAACCCGCCAGCTCCCTGTCCCTGCCCGCTCCGACAGGCTTGGGGCAGCCTCGACGCCCTCATCGGCCGCCTCCGTGCAGCCTTTGAAGAAAACGGCGGCCGGCCGGAAGCCAACCCATTTGGAGCTAGAGCTGTTCGTCTCTATTTAAGGGAAGTTCGTGATTTTCAAACGAAAGCAAGAGGTGTTAGCTatgagaagaagagaaaaaggccaaagcaaaagcaaaagcaagaGGGTGCAACTTGA
- the LOC111804923 gene encoding uncharacterized protein LOC111804923, translating to MKGRNSGNFSNPCLTMHQPWASLLVYGIKRIEGRSWSAPLTGRLWIHAASKVPEDSTIKAMEDFYREVYALDGITDLKFPEHYPVSRLLGCVEVVGCVHGDELKSWDKVPEGVRLEAQTDFCWLCEQPQKLLIPFEMRGYQGVYNLEKKIFEAAVRGLIHVKCPLPVKFQLPDPRDPFSLKPGSVSSRSPETKGSRSEVEKSSKLDAVIAGARAAATQFSKKNQDPQTSIHDNTSNFGRAGKSRTDEAQSTNFRQDKVPRANIDEQASSYHTRSKALFTQPQQQNGAPSKIFAAALRGLRPT from the exons ATGAAAGGAAGGAATTCTGGGAATTTTTCGAACCCATGTTTGACGATGCATCAGCCATGGGCTTCTCTGCTGGTCTATGGTATCAAACGCATCGAGGGCAGGTCCTGGTCTGCTCCCCTCACAG GTCGTCTTTGGATTCATGCTGCAAGTAAGGTTCCTGAGGATTCTACAATCAAAGCAATGGAGGATTTCTATAGAGAAGTTTATGCTCTGGATGGGATTACTGATCTTAAGTTTCCAGAACATTATCCTGTTTCAAGGCTTTTAG GTTGTGTTGAAGTGGTTGGCTGTGTTCATGGTGATGAACTGAAAAGTTGGGATAAAGTACCTGAAGGG GTTAGACTAGAAGCACAAACTGATTTCTGCTGGCTCTGTGAACAACCACAG AAATTACTGATTCCGTTCGAGATGCGTGGTTACCAAGGCGTTTATAACTTAGAAAAGAAG ATATTTGAAGCAGCTGTTAGAGGTCTCATCCATGTTAAATGCCCACTGCCTGTAAAGTTTCAACTTCCAGATCCTAGAGATCCATTTTCCTTGAAGCCAGGATCTGTCTCGTCACGTTCTCCCGAGACTAAAGGATCTCGATCCGAAGTGGAGAAGTCATCTAAACTCGATGCTGTCATAGCTGGTGCTCGAGCAGCTGCTACTCAGTTTTCGAAAAAGAACCAGGACCCCCAAACTTCTATCCATGACAATACTTCTAATTTTGGAAGAGCAGGGAAATCCAGAACGGACGAGGCTCAATCTACCAACTTTCGTCAAGACAAGGTTCCACGAGCTAATATCGACGAACAAGCTAGTAGCTACCACACTCGATCTAAGGCACTTTTCACACAACCACAGCAGCAAAATGGAGCTCCCTCTAAG ATCTTTGCTGCTGCATTGAGAGGACTGAGACCGACATGA